Proteins found in one Zea mays cultivar B73 chromosome 1, Zm-B73-REFERENCE-NAM-5.0, whole genome shotgun sequence genomic segment:
- the LOC100280884 gene encoding complex 1 protein containing protein isoform X1 has protein sequence MASRPKLSGIQKQVLALYRGFLRTARLKAPEERRRIESVVFAEFRDNARSVDRRNFVHIEYLLRRGKKQLEQLKNPDITGLATLVVKK, from the coding sequence ATGGCCTCCCGCCCAAAGCTGTCTGGTATTCAGAAGCAGGTTTTGGCGCTGTACAGGGGATTCCTTCGGACAGCACGCCTTAAGGCCCCTGAAGAACGCCGCAGGATCGAGTCTGTTGTCTTTGCAGAGTTCCGTGACAACGCAAGGAGTGTTGACCGTAGGAACTTTGTACACATAGAGTACTTGTTGAGGAGAGGGAAGAAGCAGCTTGAGCAGCTCAAGAATCCTGATATTACTGGACTCGCTACCCTTGTAGTAAAGAAATGA
- the LOC100285686 gene encoding beta-expansin 1a — MGSLQPNNAVAVAVAAAVVLAALATGGSCWTDDRLKAVPPGPNITADYDGKWLAAKATWYGSPVGAGPDDDNNGGTCGFTGVNLPPYSGMAACGNSPIYKDGKGCGSCYEIRCTSPQECSDEPVVVFITDANDYPLARYHFDLSGTAFGSMAKPGLADELRHRGIIDLEFRRVRCKYAPGKNIVFHVEHGSDPSHLALLAKFVAGDGDIVQMDLKQGASLKWEPMNHSVGAIWRIETAPHKPLKGPFSIRLTSESGQEVVAADVIPEDWKPDTTYQSNVQF, encoded by the exons ATGGGATCCCTGCAGCCCAACAATGCTGTCGCCGTGGCAGTGGCCGCCGCCGTAGTCCTGGCTGCGCTCGCCACCGGCGGGTCGTGCTGGACCGACGACCGCCTCAAGGCGGTGCCGCCGGGCCCCAACATCACGGCCGACTACGACGGCAAGTGGCTCGCCGCAAAGGCGACCTGGTACGGCAGTCCCGTCGGCGCCGGCCCCGACGACGACAACAACG GCGGCACGTGCGGGTTCACGGGCGTGAACCTGCCGCCCTACAGCGGCATGGCTGCCTGCGGCAACTCCCCCATCTACAAGGACGGCAAGGGCTGCGGCTCCTGCTACGAGATCAGGTGCACGTCGCCGCAGGAGTGCTCCGACGAGCCGGTGGTGGTCTTCATCACCGACGCGAACGACTACCCCCTCGCTCGCTACCACTTCGATCTCAGCGGCACGGCGTTCGGCTCCATGGCCAAGCCCGGCCTCGCCGACGAGCTCCGCCACCGTGGCATCATCGACCTGGAGTTCAGGAG GGTGCGGTGCAAGTACGCGCCCGGCAAGAACATCGTGTTCCACGTGGAGCACGGGTCCGATCCGTCCCACCTGGCGCTGCTGGCCAAGTTCGTGGCGGGCGACGGCGACATCGTGCAGATGGACCTCAAGCAGGGGGCGTCGCTCAAGTGGGAGCCGATGAACCACTCCGTGGGCGCTATCTGGAGGATAGAGACGGCCCCGCACAAGCCGCTCAAGGGCCCCTTCTCCATCCGCCTCACCAGCGAGTCCGGCCAGGAGGTCGTCGCCGCCGACGTCATCCCGGAGGACTGGAAGCCCGATACCACCTACCAGTCCAACGTCCAGTTCTAG